From the genome of Deinococcus sp. JMULE3, one region includes:
- a CDS encoding sugar transferase, translating to MGKTMNQIRPDKSLKRVLDVVLAGGALLLLGPWLLLLAAVVRSRLGSPVLFSQVRPGLDGRPFLMHKFRSMTDGRGPDGALLPDAQRLTAFGRFLRASSLDELPGLLNVLWGDMSLVGPRPLLMEYLPLYSARQARRHEVRPGLTGWAQVNGRNALSWEEKFELDVWYVEHRSLRLDLRILALTVSKVLRRDGISAPGEATMERFRGSPDA from the coding sequence ATGGGAAAGACAATGAATCAAATTCGACCAGACAAAAGCCTGAAACGCGTTCTTGATGTGGTCCTGGCGGGTGGGGCGCTGCTGCTGCTGGGGCCGTGGCTGCTGCTGCTGGCGGCGGTGGTGCGCTCGCGGCTGGGGTCGCCCGTGCTGTTCTCGCAGGTGCGGCCCGGTCTGGACGGGCGGCCGTTCCTGATGCATAAGTTCCGCAGCATGACCGACGGGCGTGGCCCGGACGGGGCGCTGCTGCCGGACGCGCAGCGGCTGACGGCGTTCGGGCGGTTCCTGCGCGCGTCGAGTCTGGATGAACTGCCGGGCCTGCTGAACGTGCTGTGGGGGGACATGAGTCTGGTGGGGCCGCGCCCGCTGCTGATGGAGTACCTGCCGCTGTACAGCGCGCGGCAGGCGCGGCGGCATGAGGTCCGACCCGGTCTGACGGGGTGGGCGCAGGTGAATGGCCGTAACGCGCTGTCCTGGGAGGAGAAGTTCGAATTGGACGTGTGGTACGTCGAGCACCGTTCGCTGCGGCTGGACCTGCGGATCCTGGCGTTGACGGTGTCGAAGGTGCTGCGCCGGGACGGGATCAGCGCGCCGGGCGAGGCGACCATGGAACGGTTCCGGGGGTCGCCGGATGCCTGA
- a CDS encoding NeuD/PglB/VioB family sugar acetyltransferase: MPELHVIGAGGHAKVLVALARAAGERVVGVWDDRGEGEVLGAAVLGRVEDLPDRVGVRAVVAVGSNAARLRLAGLFRNVSWAALVHPAAWVAPGARLGPGCVVMAGAVVQPDACLGAQVIVNTLAGVDHDGLLEDGVHVAPGTRLAGNVTLREGAFLGVGAACVPGVTVGAWATVGAGAVVTRDVPPGVTVVGVPARLIRN; this comes from the coding sequence ATGCCTGAACTGCATGTGATCGGGGCGGGTGGGCACGCGAAGGTGCTGGTGGCGCTGGCCCGCGCGGCGGGTGAGCGGGTGGTGGGCGTCTGGGACGACCGGGGTGAGGGCGAGGTGCTGGGCGCGGCGGTGCTGGGGCGCGTGGAGGACCTGCCGGACCGGGTGGGGGTGCGGGCGGTGGTGGCGGTCGGGTCGAACGCGGCGCGTCTGCGGCTGGCGGGGCTGTTCCGGAATGTCAGCTGGGCGGCGCTGGTTCACCCGGCGGCGTGGGTAGCGCCGGGCGCGCGGCTGGGGCCGGGGTGCGTGGTGATGGCGGGCGCGGTGGTGCAGCCGGACGCGTGTCTGGGCGCGCAGGTGATCGTGAATACGCTGGCGGGCGTGGATCATGACGGGCTGCTGGAGGACGGGGTGCATGTGGCGCCTGGGACGCGACTGGCGGGGAACGTGACGCTGCGCGAGGGGGCGTTTCTGGGTGTGGGGGCGGCGTGCGTGCCGGGCGTGACGGTGGGGGCGTGGGCGACGGTGGGTGCGGGAGCGGTCGTGACGCGGGACGTGCCGCCGGGGGTGACGGTGGTGGGTGTCCCGGCGCGGCTGATACGAAATTAA
- a CDS encoding S-layer homology domain-containing protein, translating into MKKSLLVLTAALSFGAAAAQTAATASAPQVPALTDVPAGHWAKDAIDLLVSKGILLGYPDGTFRGTQNLTRYEAAVIIARLLGQIKTGEVTTTTMDEETLTALQNAIQELAADLAALGVRVSDLEENAVSQDDFARLEERVEMLAAASGDAEALAGLTSQIDDLTARADDYDTLRADVDDNASQIAALNDLTVLLNQDILNLQDRVSAVEAAQADLVARADFDALGGRVTTVETKVTDLSNRVATLEKYAFSIQPSLSATYYVARAERNMDLDRLIPGTVFSTGTDSSSDTKDTAVDWADLTGGDKAVVNNADNYYGFSGAGNAGTNGNAVYNEGATTISFGITFSNSGKFDTVKSGVSGAYVPGPGGLTINKVDVSFGIRAGLPSSVTSADAGFNDAQGNPNYPNITDGDTGITYSPLFFYFNNATAEFTVGNAPVTVRFGKALKFKFADYIGDNDKTGRGDGYIVDVDGSNLPLIGSLKPTIKAVYGSKGGANGDGLYYRGVRATITPVGSLTAGIHYLQEGADASALATARYLASDRAAAGTTPAYVGVTNSFTNDVTTFGADLHGTVAGWQLDSEYAKSTVVTTTVEAITLATTNATREEQAFYAKTSGTLGPVKVYTLNYRTISAGYDKVAGIMEANPKDGTNGSTAPYAANQTGFGVKVGTTVGPVSLAGYWDNTVAYGESPLDTATEPSAIVDRGVTAKLNVFNLVTVRGGYYEYLSSPLDLAGVRYNVRGDITPGLGFSIGAFYRDVTLNGVRVTADVIDEDGNTLFAKGKYNSYFDLATNDLKDQEGCGDMTPGLTGRDSDGVGGALTFALGDLSGPACFSEYGVEVMHSGKAANALVKNLDLRLGYSARYSMETESYSNNFVYGEALYSNKIGIANVSLRGAFATDTYAEEDLTDEVGKQTRVRRSAVQQQDRYRQRQPPGCLRDRYVR; encoded by the coding sequence CCACCACCATGGACGAGGAAACCCTGACCGCGCTGCAGAACGCGATCCAGGAACTCGCCGCCGACCTCGCCGCCCTCGGCGTGCGCGTCAGCGACCTCGAAGAGAACGCCGTCAGCCAGGACGACTTCGCCCGCCTCGAAGAGCGCGTCGAGATGCTCGCCGCCGCCAGCGGCGACGCCGAAGCCCTCGCCGGCCTCACCAGCCAGATCGACGACCTGACCGCCCGCGCCGACGACTACGACACCCTCCGTGCCGACGTCGACGACAACGCCAGCCAGATCGCCGCCCTGAACGACCTGACCGTCCTCCTGAACCAGGACATCCTGAACCTCCAGGACCGCGTCAGCGCCGTCGAAGCCGCCCAGGCCGACCTCGTCGCCCGCGCCGACTTCGACGCCCTCGGCGGCCGCGTCACCACCGTGGAAACCAAGGTCACCGACCTGAGCAACCGCGTCGCGACCCTCGAGAAGTACGCCTTCAGCATCCAGCCCAGCCTGAGCGCCACCTACTACGTGGCCCGCGCCGAGCGCAACATGGACCTGGACCGCCTGATCCCCGGCACCGTGTTCAGCACCGGCACCGACAGCAGCAGCGACACCAAGGACACGGCTGTCGACTGGGCTGACCTGACGGGCGGCGACAAGGCGGTTGTGAACAACGCCGACAACTACTACGGCTTCAGCGGTGCTGGCAACGCCGGCACGAACGGCAACGCCGTGTACAACGAAGGTGCGACCACCATCTCCTTCGGGATCACTTTCAGCAACAGTGGCAAGTTCGACACCGTCAAGAGCGGCGTGAGCGGCGCCTACGTTCCTGGCCCCGGCGGCCTGACCATCAACAAGGTTGATGTGAGCTTTGGCATCCGTGCAGGCCTGCCCAGCAGTGTCACCTCCGCTGACGCTGGCTTCAACGACGCCCAGGGCAACCCCAACTACCCCAACATTACGGACGGCGACACGGGCATCACCTACAGCCCCCTGTTCTTCTACTTCAACAACGCCACCGCCGAGTTCACGGTCGGTAATGCTCCCGTGACGGTCCGCTTCGGCAAGGCCCTGAAGTTCAAGTTCGCTGACTACATTGGCGACAACGACAAGACCGGCCGCGGCGACGGCTACATCGTCGATGTGGACGGCAGCAACCTGCCCCTGATCGGCAGCCTGAAGCCCACCATCAAGGCCGTGTACGGCAGCAAGGGCGGCGCGAACGGCGACGGCCTGTACTACCGTGGCGTCCGCGCCACCATCACCCCGGTTGGTAGCCTGACGGCCGGCATCCACTACCTGCAGGAAGGCGCCGACGCCTCCGCACTGGCGACCGCCCGTTACCTGGCGTCCGACCGTGCGGCCGCCGGTACGACCCCTGCCTACGTGGGCGTCACCAACAGCTTCACGAACGACGTGACCACCTTCGGCGCTGACCTGCACGGCACCGTGGCTGGCTGGCAGCTGGACAGCGAGTATGCCAAGAGCACCGTCGTCACCACGACCGTCGAAGCCATCACGCTGGCCACCACCAACGCGACGCGCGAAGAACAGGCCTTCTACGCCAAGACCAGCGGTACCCTGGGCCCGGTCAAGGTGTACACCCTGAACTACCGCACCATCAGCGCCGGCTACGACAAGGTCGCGGGCATCATGGAAGCCAACCCCAAAGACGGTACCAACGGCAGCACTGCTCCCTACGCCGCCAACCAGACCGGTTTCGGTGTCAAGGTCGGCACCACCGTCGGCCCCGTGTCCCTCGCCGGTTACTGGGACAACACCGTCGCCTACGGCGAGAGCCCCCTGGACACCGCCACTGAGCCCAGCGCCATCGTGGACCGTGGCGTGACTGCCAAGCTGAACGTGTTCAACCTGGTCACCGTGCGCGGCGGCTACTACGAGTACCTCAGCAGCCCCCTGGATCTTGCCGGTGTGCGCTACAACGTGCGCGGCGACATCACCCCCGGCCTGGGCTTCAGCATCGGCGCGTTCTACCGCGACGTCACCCTCAACGGTGTGCGCGTGACTGCCGATGTCATCGATGAAGACGGTAACACCCTGTTCGCCAAGGGCAAGTACAACAGCTACTTCGACCTGGCCACCAACGACCTGAAGGACCAGGAGGGCTGCGGCGACATGACCCCCGGTCTGACCGGCCGTGACAGCGACGGCGTGGGCGGCGCCCTGACCTTCGCTCTGGGCGACCTGAGCGGCCCGGCCTGCTTCAGCGAGTATGGCGTCGAAGTGATGCACAGCGGCAAGGCGGCCAACGCTCTGGTCAAGAACCTCGACCTGCGTCTCGGCTACAGCGCGCGCTACAGCATGGAAACCGAAAGCTACAGCAACAACTTCGTGTACGGCGAAGCGCTGTACAGCAACAAGATCGGTATCGCCAACGTCAGCCTCCGGGGTGCCTTCGCGACCGATACGTACGCTGAAGAAGACCTGACTGACGAAGTCGGTAAACAGACGCGTGTACGGCGAAGCGCTGTACAGCAACAAGATCGGTATCGCCAACGTCAGCCTCCGGGGTGCCTTCGCGACCGATACGTACGCTGA
- a CDS encoding polymer-forming cytoskeletal protein, translating to MGVETLRSGDGRAWLELLHREADGDLTPADTALLRALPPEVQAQRARLERVAPALRAVPGLPRSVAADVAREVRLSARLVSPPLPRSLASQVAAEVTLSARMADVPALPRSVAAAVARDVRLEQALTRTPAMPGSVAASVARDVRLGAQLATPPLPRSVAASVVQDLRLDRTLGAPVPARPGSVAAAVAQQVRLTPPEQLSPAPAAAAALIGNRPRNPAPLIMVVSLLLALTLLAVSTAWPNLAAGALVLQTLLAQVSPLAGVGLLLLLITSAAVTWRPAPAAQRFGGLAFAVSAALTLPALYGVVTHGTVSFGQDVVVHGPVKGNVLAAGGNIVLAPDARVEGEVVTLLGDIRREAGAQVGGSVTALLGQVPGDSAAREIQAPSGLGAVTAAAFRPVLGWLGGAAWPQVFVGLTGGALLLLFVSGLAPLLARRQRHAPVRTLALGVLSLAALLGPAGGLALAGLLGPALLAAALAVLLIAVGLSVSAYDAGRALAYRAGLPVPDAVGAMVGLSAVAASLSVPPVAFALAVVGGTWGAGTLLLSRAGSPAEVGEPQAA from the coding sequence ATGGGCGTGGAGACTCTTCGATCGGGGGATGGACGGGCGTGGCTGGAGCTGCTGCACCGCGAGGCGGACGGTGACCTGACCCCCGCCGACACGGCACTGCTGCGCGCCCTTCCGCCGGAGGTGCAGGCGCAGCGTGCGCGGCTGGAGCGCGTGGCGCCTGCGCTGCGGGCCGTGCCGGGACTGCCGCGCAGCGTGGCGGCGGACGTCGCGCGTGAGGTGCGGCTGTCGGCGCGGCTGGTCTCCCCTCCCCTGCCCCGGTCCCTGGCATCTCAGGTGGCGGCAGAGGTGACCCTGTCCGCGAGGATGGCTGACGTGCCCGCCCTGCCCCGCAGTGTGGCGGCGGCGGTCGCGCGGGACGTGCGGCTGGAACAGGCCCTGACCCGCACGCCCGCGATGCCCGGCAGCGTGGCGGCCAGCGTGGCCCGTGACGTCCGGCTGGGCGCGCAACTGGCGACCCCGCCGCTGCCGCGCTCGGTGGCCGCCAGCGTCGTGCAGGACCTGCGACTGGACCGCACGCTGGGGGCGCCGGTCCCCGCGCGGCCGGGGAGTGTCGCGGCTGCCGTCGCGCAGCAGGTGCGCCTCACCCCGCCAGAGCAGTTGTCGCCCGCTCCGGCCGCTGCCGCCGCGTTGATCGGGAACCGGCCGCGCAACCCGGCGCCGCTGATCATGGTGGTGTCGCTGCTCCTGGCGCTGACGTTGCTGGCCGTGTCGACCGCGTGGCCGAACCTCGCGGCGGGCGCGCTGGTGCTGCAGACGCTGCTGGCGCAGGTGTCGCCGCTGGCCGGTGTGGGGCTGCTACTGCTGCTCATCACGAGCGCCGCCGTGACGTGGCGGCCCGCACCCGCTGCGCAGCGCTTCGGGGGGCTGGCGTTCGCGGTGAGTGCCGCGCTGACACTCCCGGCGCTGTACGGGGTGGTCACGCACGGCACGGTCAGTTTCGGGCAGGACGTGGTCGTGCACGGCCCCGTGAAGGGCAACGTGCTCGCGGCGGGCGGGAATATCGTGCTGGCCCCGGACGCCCGCGTGGAGGGCGAGGTCGTGACCCTGCTGGGCGACATTCGCCGCGAGGCCGGTGCGCAGGTGGGCGGGTCCGTCACAGCCCTGCTGGGGCAGGTGCCCGGTGACAGCGCCGCCCGCGAGATCCAGGCCCCGAGCGGGCTGGGCGCCGTGACGGCCGCCGCGTTCCGCCCGGTGCTGGGCTGGCTGGGCGGCGCGGCGTGGCCGCAGGTGTTCGTGGGCCTGACCGGCGGGGCGCTGCTGCTGCTGTTCGTGTCGGGTCTGGCGCCACTGCTGGCGCGGCGACAGCGGCACGCGCCGGTACGGACGCTGGCGCTGGGCGTGCTGTCGCTGGCGGCGCTGCTCGGCCCGGCAGGTGGACTGGCGCTGGCGGGCCTGCTCGGCCCGGCGCTGCTCGCGGCGGCGCTGGCGGTGCTGCTGATCGCGGTGGGCCTGAGCGTCAGCGCGTACGATGCGGGGCGCGCACTGGCGTACCGCGCGGGGCTGCCCGTCCCGGACGCGGTGGGGGCCATGGTGGGCCTGAGTGCCGTGGCCGCCAGCCTGAGCGTGCCTCCAGTGGCGTTCGCGCTGGCGGTGGTGGGCGGCACCTGGGGTGCGGGCACGCTACTCCTGAGCCGCGCGGGCAGCCCGGCTGAAGTCGGGGAACCGCAGGCGGCCTGA
- a CDS encoding helix-turn-helix domain-containing protein translates to MKLHERLRELRSERGLRLKDVAETAGISVPYLSDLERGRTNPSLETLQTLAGAYAITVHDLLEGVEFYGASTEGALPKGLADLVADPTLGPQITPDWVRTLSRIELRGKRPRDKQDWYEIYLHLKRILN, encoded by the coding sequence ATGAAACTGCACGAAAGACTCCGCGAACTGCGCAGCGAACGCGGGCTGCGGCTCAAGGACGTCGCCGAGACCGCCGGGATCAGCGTCCCGTACCTCAGCGACCTCGAACGCGGCCGCACCAACCCCAGCCTGGAAACCCTCCAGACCCTGGCCGGCGCGTACGCGATCACCGTTCACGACCTGCTCGAAGGGGTCGAGTTCTACGGGGCGTCCACCGAGGGCGCGCTGCCCAAGGGCCTCGCCGACCTGGTCGCCGACCCCACCCTGGGGCCGCAGATCACGCCCGACTGGGTCCGCACCCTGTCCCGCATCGAACTGCGCGGCAAACGGCCCCGCGACAAGCAGGACTGGTACGAGATCTACCTGCACCTCAAACGCATCCTGAACTGA
- a CDS encoding folylpolyglutamate synthase/dihydrofolate synthase family protein → MTESGGPSGDLAWVFARQRFGMHPGLGRVEALLSRLGDPQRAFRTVLVGGTNGKGSTAASLAAMLRAGGVRAGLFTSPHLTRFTERFVVDGAELPEAEVAVALAELRPHAEEVGASFFEVITALGAELFRRTGVEVAVMEVGLGGRLDATNALDPVLSVLTNVGLDHTEVLGDTCEAIAREKAGILRAGRPAVTGVAADLRPILRAEGADLWALGEEAHLSVQGRGWDGSDVTVDSPVGMVTLRTPLLGTHGAANAGLAALAALRLGLSPDSVQAGAQATQWPGRLEVIPWRGTRVLLDGAHNPDGAQAVAAALRDLGVDRLPLVFGAAGDKDLAGVAAALRPLASEVILTRAALSPRAADPASLAPLFPEVPLTVTDTPEVALEALAARRAPQALVCGSLYLLGEVRPLLLGEASEDRERWQ, encoded by the coding sequence ATGACTGAGTCTGGTGGCCCTTCTGGTGATCTGGCGTGGGTGTTCGCGCGGCAGCGTTTCGGGATGCACCCCGGCCTGGGGCGGGTCGAGGCGCTGCTGTCGCGGCTGGGTGACCCGCAGCGGGCCTTCCGGACGGTGCTGGTGGGCGGCACGAACGGCAAGGGGTCCACGGCGGCGTCCCTGGCGGCCATGCTGCGCGCCGGGGGCGTGCGGGCGGGGCTGTTCACCAGTCCGCACCTGACGCGCTTCACCGAGCGGTTCGTGGTGGACGGCGCGGAACTCCCCGAGGCGGAGGTCGCGGTGGCCCTCGCGGAGCTGCGCCCGCACGCGGAGGAGGTGGGCGCGTCGTTCTTCGAGGTCATCACGGCGCTGGGCGCAGAGCTGTTCCGCCGGACGGGCGTGGAGGTCGCCGTGATGGAGGTGGGGCTGGGAGGTCGGCTGGACGCCACGAACGCCCTCGACCCGGTCCTGAGCGTCCTGACGAACGTGGGCCTGGACCACACCGAGGTGCTGGGTGACACGTGCGAGGCGATCGCGCGGGAGAAGGCGGGCATCCTGCGCGCGGGGCGTCCGGCGGTGACGGGCGTGGCGGCGGATCTCCGGCCCATCCTGCGCGCGGAGGGCGCGGACCTGTGGGCGCTGGGCGAGGAGGCGCACCTGAGCGTGCAGGGGCGCGGCTGGGACGGCTCGGACGTCACGGTGGACAGCCCGGTGGGGATGGTCACGCTGCGCACCCCGCTGCTGGGGACGCACGGCGCGGCGAACGCGGGACTGGCGGCGCTGGCCGCCCTACGCCTGGGCCTGAGCCCCGACTCGGTGCAGGCGGGCGCGCAGGCGACGCAGTGGCCGGGCCGCCTGGAGGTCATCCCGTGGCGTGGCACGCGGGTGCTGCTGGATGGCGCGCACAACCCGGACGGCGCGCAGGCGGTCGCGGCGGCCCTGCGGGACCTGGGTGTGGACCGCCTGCCGCTGGTGTTCGGCGCGGCGGGCGACAAGGACCTCGCGGGGGTCGCGGCGGCCCTGCGGCCTCTGGCCTCAGAGGTGATCCTCACGCGGGCCGCGCTGAGTCCCCGTGCGGCGGACCCGGCCAGCCTCGCGCCCCTCTTCCCGGAGGTGCCGCTGACCGTCACGGACACCCCAGAGGTGGCGCTGGAGGCCCTGGCGGCCCGGCGCGCCCCGCAGGCCCTGGTGTGCGGCAGCCTGTACCTGCTGGGCGAGGTGCGCCCCCTGCTGCTCGGTGAGGCCAGCGAGGACCGCGAGCGCTGGCAGTGA
- a CDS encoding manganese-dependent inorganic pyrophosphatase, protein MIAVFGHLNPDTDAITAALVYARLLTRQGVDATAYRLGDLNFETAFVLEQAGIEAPALLPELPAGAPVALVDHNESAQSTPNLAELNVTRVVDHHKLGDLTTAQPPYLRFEPVGCTGTILLKLHREAGLDVEALDARLMLSAILSDTLHFRSPTTTQEDRDAVAFLAPAAGIEDVEAYALAMFAAKSDLGDTPADTLLRMDYKVFPFGDVIAPHSWGIGVIETTNPGYVFGRQAELLAAMDQAKAQDGLSGVLLSVVDILNETNRTLVLSATEEKVLREAFGAEVDGQVADLGGRISRKKQIVPTLEGYFAPQG, encoded by the coding sequence ATGATTGCTGTGTTTGGTCACCTGAACCCCGATACCGATGCCATCACGGCCGCGCTGGTGTACGCGCGGCTCCTGACCCGCCAGGGCGTGGACGCGACCGCGTACCGCCTGGGCGACCTGAACTTCGAGACGGCGTTCGTGCTTGAACAGGCGGGGATTGAAGCTCCGGCCCTGCTACCTGAACTGCCCGCCGGGGCGCCCGTGGCCCTCGTGGATCACAACGAGAGCGCCCAGTCCACCCCGAACCTCGCCGAGCTGAACGTGACGCGGGTCGTGGATCACCACAAGCTGGGGGACCTGACGACCGCGCAGCCGCCCTACCTGCGCTTCGAGCCGGTGGGCTGCACCGGGACGATCCTGCTGAAACTGCACCGCGAGGCGGGCCTGGACGTGGAGGCGCTGGATGCCCGGTTGATGCTCAGCGCGATCCTGAGTGACACGCTGCACTTCCGCAGCCCGACCACCACGCAGGAGGACCGCGACGCCGTGGCGTTCCTGGCCCCCGCGGCGGGTATCGAGGATGTGGAGGCGTACGCACTGGCGATGTTCGCCGCGAAGAGCGACCTGGGGGACACCCCGGCGGACACGCTGCTGCGCATGGACTACAAGGTGTTCCCGTTCGGTGACGTGATCGCGCCGCACAGCTGGGGCATCGGCGTGATCGAGACCACCAACCCCGGCTACGTGTTCGGGCGTCAGGCGGAACTGCTCGCCGCGATGGACCAGGCCAAGGCGCAGGACGGCCTGAGCGGCGTGCTGCTGAGCGTCGTGGACATCCTGAACGAGACGAACCGCACGCTGGTCCTGAGTGCCACCGAGGAGAAGGTGCTGCGAGAGGCCTTCGGCGCCGAGGTGGACGGTCAGGTGGCGGACCTGGGCGGGCGGATCAGCCGCAAGAAGCAGATCGTGCCGACCCTGGAAGGGTACTTCGCGCCGCAGGGCTGA
- a CDS encoding carboxypeptidase M32 has product MTTFDELSRRLGQVSDLGAAASLLSWEQETFMPPEAARVRGLQLATLAGLSHELFTAPETGALLDGALPDGDTQAAVVRVARRDYAKATRLPTSFVEERTRAQNEAHHAWVHAREHSDFASFAPYLERMMDLARRQADLMGFEDHPYDALIDDYEPGMRAAQVKDVFADLRDRTLPLLERIRAAGDAADYRVLTRPFPADAQKAFAWRVAGEAFGLTGDFARQDESAHPFQSNFSRSDIRITTRVEEYWPACLFGTWHETGHAMYERGVHERWERTPVSAGASLGVHESQSRMFENLLGRSLPFWQRYFPQLQEAAPQVTAGLDAAALYRAVNRVQPSLIRVEADEVTYNFHVMLRFELELALLEGSLSVRDLPEAWNAKMQAYLGLTPPDDASGVLQDIHWSAGLIGYFPTYTLGNLLSVQLLEAARQDAGVAAGIDRAEYGPLRAWLVEQVHQHGRSLSPAELTVQATGRPLSADPYVAYLTRKYGEIYNLS; this is encoded by the coding sequence ATGACCACCTTCGATGAACTGAGCCGCCGCCTGGGTCAGGTGAGCGACCTGGGCGCCGCCGCGAGCCTGCTGTCCTGGGAGCAGGAGACCTTCATGCCGCCCGAGGCGGCCCGCGTGCGCGGCCTGCAACTTGCGACCCTGGCGGGCCTCTCGCACGAACTGTTCACCGCGCCCGAGACCGGCGCGCTGCTGGACGGCGCGCTGCCCGACGGCGACACGCAGGCAGCGGTCGTGCGGGTCGCGCGGCGCGACTACGCGAAGGCCACGCGCCTCCCCACATCGTTCGTGGAGGAACGCACCCGCGCGCAGAACGAGGCGCACCACGCCTGGGTGCACGCCCGCGAGCACAGCGACTTCGCCAGCTTTGCGCCGTACCTGGAACGCATGATGGACCTCGCGCGCCGTCAGGCGGACCTGATGGGCTTCGAGGATCACCCCTACGACGCCCTGATCGACGACTACGAGCCCGGCATGCGCGCCGCGCAGGTGAAAGATGTGTTCGCGGATCTGCGGGACCGCACGCTGCCCCTGCTGGAGCGGATCCGTGCCGCCGGGGACGCCGCCGACTACCGCGTCCTGACCCGCCCCTTCCCCGCCGACGCGCAGAAGGCGTTCGCGTGGCGCGTGGCGGGCGAGGCCTTCGGCCTGACCGGCGACTTCGCCCGGCAGGACGAGAGCGCGCACCCGTTCCAGTCGAACTTCAGCCGCAGCGACATCCGCATCACGACCCGCGTCGAGGAGTACTGGCCCGCGTGCCTGTTCGGCACCTGGCACGAGACCGGGCACGCCATGTACGAACGCGGCGTGCACGAACGCTGGGAACGCACCCCGGTGTCCGCCGGGGCGAGCCTGGGCGTGCACGAGAGCCAGTCGCGGATGTTCGAGAACCTGCTGGGCCGCAGCCTGCCGTTCTGGCAGCGCTACTTCCCGCAGTTGCAGGAGGCCGCGCCGCAGGTCACGGCGGGCCTGGACGCGGCGGCGCTGTACCGCGCGGTGAACCGCGTGCAGCCCAGCCTGATCCGCGTGGAGGCCGACGAGGTCACCTACAACTTCCACGTGATGCTGCGCTTCGAACTGGAACTCGCGCTGCTGGAGGGCAGCCTGAGTGTCCGCGACCTGCCCGAGGCGTGGAACGCGAAGATGCAGGCGTACCTGGGCCTCACGCCGCCGGACGACGCGTCGGGCGTGCTGCAGGACATCCACTGGTCGGCGGGCTTGATCGGGTACTTCCCGACGTACACGCTGGGGAACCTCCTGAGCGTGCAGCTGCTGGAGGCCGCCCGCCAGGACGCCGGGGTCGCGGCGGGCATCGACCGCGCCGAGTACGGCCCGCTGCGCGCGTGGCTGGTCGAGCAGGTCCACCAGCACGGCCGCAGCCTGAGCCCGGCCGAGCTGACCGTGCAGGCCACCGGGCGGCCCCTGAGTGCCGATCCTTACGTGGCGTACCTGACGCGCAAGTACGGCGAGATCTACAACCTGAGCTGA